Proteins from a single region of Chromobacterium sp. ATCC 53434:
- a CDS encoding FAD-binding oxidoreductase, with protein MALPATVEEVSRLVGYCGRHRIAIVAQGGNTGLCGGAVPTGDGRDRQLILSLRRMNRIRRIDPLTDSLIVEAGVLLQEVQQAADGADRLFPLSLGAEGSCTIGGNIATNAGGNAVLRYGNMRDLVLGLEVVLPSGEIWHGLRSLRKDNAGYDLKQLFIGSEGTLGIITAAALKLFPPLRQVDTALLALPSCEAALSLLKALQTREDVPLTAFELISAESVRLVGEQFPDKSFPLEPGHPAYVLVEAGWTGPCRADAFEQCLERVWGACGVVDAVVAKSDAQAAALWFWRESITEAQLRAGPHLKHDISLPIADIPEFVEQMDATLRSRFPGLRIVNFGHMGDGNLHYNLNAAPGVAADTLQAWQPEIERLIYDHVAERQGSFSAEHGIGQTKVDDLARYRSAVELNLMSVIKSSLDPEGLFNPGKIVGQRPFDTDGDEAF; from the coding sequence GTGGCGCTGCCGGCGACGGTGGAGGAAGTCAGCCGCCTGGTCGGATATTGCGGCCGGCATCGCATCGCCATCGTCGCCCAGGGCGGCAACACCGGTTTGTGCGGGGGCGCGGTGCCGACAGGCGATGGCCGCGACAGGCAGCTGATTCTTTCATTGCGCCGCATGAACCGGATTCGCCGGATAGACCCGTTGACGGACTCGCTGATCGTCGAGGCCGGCGTTTTGCTTCAGGAAGTCCAGCAGGCGGCCGATGGCGCGGACAGACTGTTTCCGCTCAGCCTGGGGGCGGAGGGGTCGTGCACCATAGGCGGGAACATCGCGACGAATGCCGGCGGAAACGCGGTGCTGCGCTACGGCAATATGCGCGATCTGGTGCTCGGCCTGGAGGTCGTGCTGCCGTCCGGAGAGATCTGGCATGGCCTGCGCTCGCTGCGCAAGGACAACGCCGGCTATGACCTGAAGCAGCTGTTCATCGGCTCCGAGGGCACGCTGGGCATCATCACCGCCGCGGCGCTGAAGCTGTTTCCGCCGTTGCGCCAGGTGGATACGGCATTGCTGGCCCTGCCTTCCTGCGAGGCGGCTTTGAGCCTGCTGAAGGCCTTGCAGACGCGGGAGGATGTGCCGCTGACGGCGTTCGAGCTGATCAGCGCGGAGAGCGTCCGGCTGGTTGGCGAGCAATTTCCCGACAAGTCCTTTCCGCTGGAGCCCGGCCATCCGGCCTATGTGCTTGTTGAGGCCGGCTGGACCGGGCCTTGTCGCGCGGACGCGTTCGAGCAATGCCTGGAACGGGTCTGGGGGGCGTGCGGGGTGGTGGACGCGGTGGTCGCCAAGTCGGATGCGCAGGCCGCCGCGCTGTGGTTCTGGCGCGAGTCCATCACCGAGGCGCAGCTGAGGGCGGGACCGCATCTCAAGCATGATATTTCGCTGCCGATTGCCGATATCCCTGAATTCGTCGAACAGATGGATGCGACGCTGCGCTCGCGATTCCCCGGGCTGCGAATCGTGAATTTCGGTCATATGGGCGATGGGAACCTGCATTACAACTTGAATGCGGCCCCGGGCGTCGCTGCCGACACATTGCAAGCCTGGCAGCCGGAAATCGAGCGGCTGATATATGACCATGTGGCCGAGAGACAAGGCAGTTTCAGCGCGGAGCATGGCATTGGGCAGACCAAGGTGGACGACTTGGCGCGTTATCGTTCCGCCGTTGAGCTGAATCTGATGTCCGTCATCAAAAGCAGCCTGGATCCGGAAGGCTTGTTCAATCCGGGGAAAATTGTCGGGCAACGGCCATTTGATACCGATGGTGACGAGGCGTTCTGA
- a CDS encoding ATP-grasp domain-containing protein, with product MKKQILVIDFVTPKRKNTLLTAKEMGLSIALAAKSLSDEIADYVDRFIEVDPEDTDALLAVLEREHRRQKFDGVITLWDRYVEPCALIAERLDLPGNTPATAAKTRSKFLTRLALDEKQVPQPRFRMVKTLADLIQAAEHVGYPFIFKPVGACSSRGIFKVERKQDLPSVYQQMVAVSSDPNDKMFQFYAGEFLAEEYMQGHEFSVEGVASFGQLHIAGITEKWTTTDNFTETQHLFPARLSDASRAAMLDVSTRALEAIGFRQGAFHVELMNTAEGPKIVEINGRLGGDFITTHLVPLGLGIDISAFAFRAAIGEQVDLSKRFDKHASVKFLIAETEGVLETWSGREEALAAPGVRELFIERGEGASVTLPPKKYGEFRLAAVIAQGERADETLARVEHAVGLLKPSIV from the coding sequence GTGAAGAAGCAGATCCTGGTTATTGATTTTGTCACGCCGAAAAGAAAGAACACGCTGCTGACGGCAAAGGAAATGGGCCTGTCCATCGCCCTGGCCGCCAAATCGCTGTCGGATGAGATCGCCGATTATGTCGACCGTTTCATCGAAGTGGATCCCGAGGATACCGATGCCTTGCTGGCGGTGCTGGAGCGGGAGCATCGGCGGCAGAAGTTCGATGGCGTCATCACGCTGTGGGACCGGTATGTGGAGCCTTGCGCCTTGATCGCGGAGCGCCTCGATCTGCCGGGAAATACGCCTGCCACCGCGGCCAAGACTCGCAGCAAGTTCTTGACGCGCCTGGCGCTGGATGAAAAGCAGGTGCCGCAGCCGCGCTTTCGGATGGTCAAAACCCTGGCCGACCTGATCCAGGCGGCAGAGCATGTCGGCTATCCGTTCATATTCAAGCCGGTGGGCGCGTGCTCCAGCAGGGGCATCTTCAAGGTCGAGCGCAAGCAGGATCTGCCCTCGGTCTATCAGCAGATGGTGGCGGTCAGTAGCGATCCCAATGACAAGATGTTCCAGTTCTATGCCGGAGAATTCTTGGCCGAGGAGTATATGCAGGGCCATGAGTTCAGCGTGGAGGGCGTGGCCAGCTTTGGCCAGCTGCATATCGCGGGCATTACCGAGAAGTGGACGACGACGGACAACTTTACCGAGACGCAGCATTTGTTCCCCGCTCGCCTGAGCGATGCGTCGCGCGCGGCGATGCTGGATGTGTCCACTCGGGCCCTGGAGGCCATCGGATTCAGGCAGGGCGCTTTTCATGTCGAGCTGATGAATACCGCGGAGGGACCGAAGATCGTCGAGATCAACGGCCGTCTGGGCGGCGACTTCATCACCACCCATCTGGTGCCGCTGGGGCTGGGCATCGATATCAGCGCTTTCGCTTTCCGGGCCGCTATCGGCGAGCAGGTCGACCTGAGCAAGCGGTTCGACAAGCATGCTTCCGTCAAATTCCTGATCGCCGAAACCGAGGGCGTGCTGGAGACGTGGTCCGGCCGCGAGGAAGCCTTGGCGGCGCCCGGGGTTCGGGAGCTGTTCATCGAGCGAGGCGAGGGCGCGTCCGTCACCCTGCCGCCGAAGAAATACGGCGAGTTCCGCCTGGCCGCGGTGATCGCGCAGGGCGAGCGGGCTGATGAAACCCTGGCCCGGGTCGAGCATGCGGTCGGTTTGCTCAAGCCTTCTATTGTGTGA
- a CDS encoding Lrp/AsnC family transcriptional regulator, with protein MNDFSFALDKHDIKLLAILQRDARQTQYDLAKTVALSPSSCYRRVQRLREIGAIQAEVALVNPAAFGQSLKMIIHVTLEKEQQHLKDAFRNRICEADEVLECYNITGDSDFLMIVSVGSMSAFNAFTKQYLLSDANLKEFKTMVVLDTFKHTTALPIPQTAQDN; from the coding sequence ATGAATGATTTCTCTTTCGCGCTCGACAAACACGATATTAAATTGCTGGCTATTTTACAGCGCGACGCACGACAAACCCAATATGACCTGGCCAAAACCGTAGCGCTCTCGCCGTCGTCCTGCTACAGAAGAGTCCAACGATTGCGGGAAATCGGCGCGATCCAGGCTGAAGTCGCCCTGGTCAATCCAGCGGCATTTGGCCAGAGCCTGAAAATGATCATTCACGTGACGCTGGAGAAGGAACAACAACATTTGAAGGACGCATTTCGCAACCGAATCTGCGAAGCGGACGAAGTTCTGGAGTGCTACAACATCACCGGCGACAGCGATTTTCTGATGATAGTTTCCGTCGGAAGCATGAGCGCATTCAATGCCTTTACCAAACAATATCTGCTATCCGATGCCAATCTGAAGGAATTCAAGACCATGGTGGTGCTGGACACTTTCAAGCACACCACCGCCCTGCCCATCCCGCAAACCGCGCAAGACAATTAA
- a CDS encoding NAD(P)-dependent oxidoreductase, whose amino-acid sequence MARVYITDRITNPDIERSILGDDVSLEFDRNAEVLMVWRQLVDQDFIDQFPNLKAVQRYGVGYDRLDLAYAKAKGIDVSNNPAYCTEEVAQTAIAFILNCSRRITYLDFFAKSNIEKWQQAVTPPAKRVSCTTVGIIGAGRIGSRVCGYASALGYRVEYYDPFLSAEQVARLEQIGARRRDSLDELVRGADIISLHVPATPETMELVDANFLKKMKPGASLVNTSRGSTMVHPDVFLEFLQSNHLNHLMLDVLPEEPPRPCDFIDIWRMPPDWLKGRILINPHKSYFSSESAVEMRQAAALNAKRVLDGLRPDFIVNR is encoded by the coding sequence ATGGCAAGAGTATATATAACGGATAGAATCACCAATCCTGACATCGAACGCAGCATTCTTGGCGATGATGTGAGTTTGGAATTCGACAGGAATGCTGAAGTATTGATGGTGTGGCGTCAGTTGGTGGATCAGGACTTTATTGATCAATTTCCAAATCTGAAAGCCGTTCAGCGCTATGGTGTCGGCTATGATCGTCTGGATCTGGCATATGCGAAAGCAAAGGGAATCGATGTGTCGAATAATCCTGCATATTGCACGGAGGAAGTGGCACAGACGGCTATCGCTTTCATTCTGAACTGCTCCAGGCGCATCACGTACTTGGATTTCTTTGCCAAGAGCAATATCGAAAAATGGCAGCAAGCGGTTACACCGCCGGCAAAGCGCGTTTCGTGCACGACGGTCGGCATCATCGGCGCTGGCCGCATCGGTTCCCGAGTATGCGGATACGCGAGCGCGCTAGGCTACCGGGTCGAGTATTACGATCCGTTCCTGAGCGCCGAGCAAGTGGCCAGGCTGGAGCAGATCGGAGCCCGCCGGCGCGATAGCCTGGACGAGCTGGTTCGCGGCGCGGACATCATCAGCCTGCATGTTCCCGCGACGCCCGAGACGATGGAGCTGGTCGACGCGAACTTCTTGAAGAAGATGAAGCCGGGCGCCTCGCTCGTCAACACCTCGCGTGGGTCGACGATGGTGCATCCCGACGTTTTTCTGGAATTCCTCCAAAGCAATCACTTGAATCATTTGATGCTCGATGTCCTGCCCGAGGAGCCTCCGCGCCCATGCGACTTCATCGACATCTGGCGCATGCCGCCGGATTGGCTGAAAGGGCGGATTTTGATAAACCCCCATAAGTCCTATTTCTCCAGCGAATCCGCTGTGGAAATGAGGCAGGCGGCGGCGCTGAATGCCAAGCGCGTGCTGGATGGCTTGCGGCCGGACTTTATTGTCAATCGCTGA
- a CDS encoding acetyl-CoA carboxylase biotin carboxylase subunit family protein, with the protein MHQDKICLVLGGARGGEFETLFSQGVTIGLIADSNSAGALPEHYPFALVEAFDFHQSPSDLLALIEKIAGSWSIEAVLNTREAYVAHHQAVTKMLGLPSIGDEALQFVTNKTAMHKAFVDCIGEHSTAMFARAKSLQEVPAIVEKIGFPLILKPTNLAASLFVQKCDDWDQLNAGFPAMLDSLRKHYGKLGKDDAAAPEIQLEEFLSGSLHSQDLIVDEEGGIYSTPIVDVITGKDLGLNDFHHFYRGCPSRLGKEESEQANALAKAGVTALRLTSCVAHVEFIYTEKGPKLLEIAARPGAHRNHLLEITHGISLNVQYYNLQKRQAIDCAMRADRHFAILTPFPRTKKTFSGLKNLQALKSLSSYKTHQFRVRGGEAIGPAREGFYSCFVLELQAESRDQLWRDIETVREMGDCFE; encoded by the coding sequence ATGCATCAAGATAAAATATGCCTGGTGTTGGGCGGGGCGCGCGGCGGCGAGTTTGAAACGCTTTTTTCGCAGGGTGTGACGATAGGCCTGATTGCCGATTCGAACTCGGCGGGAGCGCTTCCGGAACATTACCCGTTCGCGCTGGTGGAAGCGTTCGACTTCCATCAATCGCCGTCCGATTTGCTTGCCTTGATTGAGAAGATCGCCGGCAGCTGGAGCATCGAGGCGGTATTGAACACGCGAGAGGCCTATGTCGCTCATCACCAGGCCGTGACAAAAATGCTCGGCCTGCCAAGCATCGGCGATGAGGCCTTGCAGTTCGTCACCAATAAAACGGCAATGCACAAAGCCTTCGTCGATTGCATAGGCGAACATTCGACGGCGATGTTCGCCCGCGCCAAATCGCTGCAGGAAGTGCCGGCGATTGTCGAGAAGATCGGCTTCCCCTTGATACTGAAGCCGACCAATCTGGCCGCCAGTCTGTTTGTCCAGAAGTGCGACGATTGGGATCAGCTGAATGCCGGCTTTCCCGCGATGCTGGATTCATTGAGGAAGCATTACGGGAAGCTGGGTAAGGATGACGCCGCGGCTCCGGAAATTCAGCTGGAAGAGTTCCTGAGCGGCTCGCTGCACTCCCAGGACCTGATCGTCGACGAAGAGGGTGGGATTTACTCGACGCCGATTGTCGATGTGATAACGGGTAAGGACCTGGGGTTAAACGACTTCCATCATTTCTACCGCGGCTGTCCTTCCCGGCTGGGCAAGGAGGAGAGCGAGCAGGCGAATGCGCTGGCCAAGGCCGGCGTGACGGCGCTAAGGCTGACATCTTGCGTGGCCCACGTCGAGTTCATCTATACGGAGAAGGGGCCGAAGCTGCTGGAAATCGCAGCCAGGCCCGGCGCGCATCGCAACCATTTGCTTGAAATCACGCATGGGATCTCTCTGAACGTCCAGTACTACAATCTGCAGAAACGACAGGCTATCGACTGCGCGATGCGGGCGGATCGGCATTTCGCCATTCTGACGCCATTCCCCAGGACGAAGAAGACATTTTCAGGCCTGAAAAACCTTCAGGCGTTGAAGAGCTTGTCCAGTTACAAGACGCATCAGTTCCGGGTGAGGGGTGGCGAGGCCATCGGGCCGGCCAGAGAGGGCTTTTACTCCTGCTTCGTTCTCGAGCTGCAGGCGGAGTCGCGCGATCAGCTGTGGCGCGACATTGAAACCGTCAGGGAGATGGGCGACTGCTTCGAGTGA
- a CDS encoding MFS transporter, producing MILGATHYASKFMIVTGPVEKIRKEIWVLLFGAAAIKAANFMTIPFIAVFLIKNSQLNSLQVGMIVALSPLASLLGGFFGGQLSDIIGRKVMLFSSLFMLSLIFFGFYLAAGQTDIGMKLMLFSLLNACCGLFSSLFHPVSAALMGDLSPARLKGKIYQLRYFSINVGAALGPVIGGWLGANASRTNFLHTSYFYLCYALILTAIFIRKSRMEPATAVKRSSFKASCRVLAGDRRLQYLILSGLLFNLCYSQLESTISQVLVSQFADGVKYFSYMLTANGLTVIVFHAPVYAIGRRVGLNMSLLAGSVIFALGMMLMTLQTWSVFFLFAAIFLISIGEAFVFPVATELIERLAPDSLRGSYFGASTFRNLGLAIGPVVGGYVLTHYGPIPLFVFISMTAIASAIVALYGEQLAASTTIQQSI from the coding sequence ATGATTTTGGGAGCCACACATTATGCGAGTAAATTTATGATTGTAACGGGTCCCGTCGAGAAAATCAGGAAAGAGATTTGGGTGCTGTTATTTGGCGCTGCCGCAATCAAGGCCGCCAATTTCATGACCATTCCTTTCATCGCCGTATTTCTGATAAAGAACAGTCAGCTGAACTCATTGCAGGTCGGCATGATAGTCGCCTTGTCCCCATTGGCCTCCTTATTGGGCGGTTTTTTTGGGGGGCAGCTATCGGACATCATCGGCCGGAAGGTGATGTTGTTCTCTTCCCTTTTCATGCTGTCATTGATCTTTTTTGGATTCTATCTGGCGGCAGGGCAGACGGACATCGGTATGAAGCTGATGCTTTTTTCTTTGCTGAATGCATGCTGTGGCTTGTTTTCCAGCTTGTTTCATCCGGTCAGCGCGGCATTGATGGGGGATTTGAGTCCTGCAAGGCTGAAAGGGAAGATATATCAATTGAGATATTTCTCCATCAATGTGGGCGCCGCGCTGGGGCCGGTGATCGGGGGGTGGCTGGGCGCCAATGCCTCCCGGACGAATTTTCTGCATACCAGCTATTTTTATCTTTGCTATGCATTGATCTTGACTGCCATTTTCATCCGTAAGAGCCGGATGGAGCCGGCGACCGCAGTGAAAAGAAGCAGCTTTAAGGCGTCTTGTCGTGTCCTGGCCGGGGATAGGCGTTTGCAATACCTGATACTGAGCGGCCTCCTGTTCAATCTTTGCTATAGCCAGCTGGAAAGCACGATCTCGCAAGTGCTGGTCAGCCAGTTTGCCGATGGCGTCAAGTACTTTTCCTATATGTTGACCGCGAATGGGCTGACCGTCATCGTGTTCCATGCGCCGGTTTACGCGATCGGGCGCAGAGTCGGGCTCAATATGAGCTTGCTTGCCGGCAGCGTGATTTTTGCCTTGGGCATGATGCTGATGACTTTGCAGACATGGTCTGTTTTTTTCCTCTTTGCGGCCATATTCCTGATAAGCATAGGCGAGGCATTCGTATTTCCGGTTGCCACGGAGTTGATTGAGCGTTTGGCGCCGGATTCATTGCGCGGCTCGTACTTCGGCGCCTCCACATTTCGTAATCTCGGCTTGGCAATCGGACCTGTTGTCGGTGGATATGTTCTGACGCATTACGGTCCGATTCCTCTCTTTGTTTTCATTTCGATGACTGCTATTGCTTCGGCGATCGTGGCTCTATATGGCGAGCAGCTTGCTGCTTCCACCACCATTCAACAAAGTATCTAA